In the Rhizobium sp. SSA_523 genome, CTTCAGCGAGCCGGCCGAATATTCGTAACCGATCTGGTTGATGCGGTTGGAACCGAGGCTGTCGGTCTCACCGGCAATGTCAGTATCCCAGTAGTTGTAGCCGTAACCGGCGCGGAAGCCGCCGAGCGTCAGGAAGGCTTCGTCGATTTCGACCTGGCCGTCATTGGCGTTCAGGTTGTTGCTCGAATCGTCAGCCCATGCGCGGATGGTGATGGTGCCGCCGAGCGGGCCATATTCGGTGTCGGACTTCGAATCGAAGGTCACGAGGCCGCGGGTCCGGGCATTCCAGTTGGCGGAGGAGTCGCGCTCGTCGACGTCAACCTGGAAGCGGATGTAACCGGTGATCTTGAGGCAGGTTTCGGTGCCGGGAATGTAGAAATAGCCGGTGCCGAAAGCATCGCACACGCGGACATATTCCATGGGTTCCGGCTCTGCTGCAACGATGGCGTCGGCAGAATGGGCAACCGTGCCGAATGACAGGGCAGCGGCCGAGCTGAGAATGAGAGCTCTGATTTTCATGCTTTTCCCTCGGGAGTGAGAAACGACACACCAAGACGACGAATCTGTCGGACTGAGTGAGACCCGAGTAAAACATCATGTTCTAAGCAAATAAATGTGAAAACACTGTTATGGGGCTTCGCAACCGCAGCATTCCGGAGGGTGTTGCGCGTCGGCGACATATCAGACAACCCGCATATTCTCTCCGCGCGGATCAGGCTGGTCGAGGCAGGGCGAGGCTGGAGCCTCCGGCCATGGCGGACGATCGTGCAAAGCTAAGGTCGGCCTGGACGGCGAGGCGGGCAAACAGGCGGCGTCAATGGCAAGGGCTTGGCGCGCGGAACCAACCTCCCGCCGATCGGTTGTCCCGCAGTTCCGCAACCAGGAGATCCCGATGTCCACGATGACGATGGAAGAGATTTCGAAGAAGCTCGGCAAGATCGACTTCTGCATGTTCAATACCAATGGCGGATCGGGAACGATCAACAGCCGGCCGATGAGCAATAATGGCGATGTCGAATATGACGGCGACTCCTGGTTCTTCTCCTATGAGGACACGCGGAAGGTGAGTGAGATCAGCCGCGATGCCGGCGTTGCGCTGACATTTTCGGCAGCGCCGAGCATTCTCGGCAAGCCCGGAATCTTCATCGCCGTGAACGGCCAGGCGAGCCTCATCCGCGACAAGGCGCAATTCGAGGCGCATTGGGTGAAGGATCTGGACCGCTGGTTTCCGGACGGCATCGACACGCCCGGCATCGTGCTGATCAAGGTTGCCGCCCAGGATATCGAATATTGGGATGGCGAGGAGAACGGGCGGATCACGCTTCCGCCGGCCAATGCCGCAGATGCAGGTGCCGTATGAGTACGGGCGATCTCGACCGGCAGACGATATGGCGCGACTTCACGGAGGCCGTCAACATGGCACCGTCCGCGCTGGAAAAATGGCTGGAGACGGAGGAGAGCAAAAGCTCCGGCTGGTCGGGCGACGGCGGCGGTGAGACCGTCGGCCATCATTCCGGCCGCAGGATCGTCGAAATCAAGCACAAGGCGAAGGCCGACCTGACCGATGATGATTATGCCCACATGCGCAAAGTCGTCGGCTATGTTCACCGGCATCTTGCCCAGGGCGGGCCGAAGGAGGATGTCGAGCATTCCGCCTGGCGCTACTCCCTGATGAACTGGGGCCATGATCCACTGAAAGACTGAGCCCGCACCAACCGGCCCGCATCTCTGTAACTTATGCGGGCCGGCAAGCCGGACGATTTCGGCCGGGCCGGCCATTGCTGCATGCCGGATTCAAGGGGTAGATTGCCTCTCGGACAAGGGAGGACAAGGGAGGCCGAGCATGTCCATGCTGACGGGACGATGCCATTGCGGAAAGACGGGCTGGACGCTTATCGGCGATCCGGGTTCGATCACCGCCTGCAATTGCAGCCTCTGCAGCCGCTATGGCACCTTATGGGCCTATGATTATGAGAACGAGCGCATCGAGGTCCAGGGAGAGACCGCCGCCTATCGCCGCGTGGATGTCACGGCGCCGGTCCTCGAAGTTCTCTTCTGCCCCGCCTGCGCCTGCGTCCTGAGCTGGCGCGGATTGCAGCTCGAACCGGACGGCCGGCGGCGGATGGCGGTCAATATTCGGCTCGCACCGGCAAAAGAGGTTCAAGCTCTGCCCATCGACCATTTCGACGGCTTGTCGACGTTCGAGGACCTGCCCTCCCGCGGCACATGCGTCCGTGATCTCTGGTTCTGACTGGCGACAGGCGCAGGCCACGCAATCCTCATCGCAAACGCGCTGCGCCCGACCTCGCCTGATGACCTCAGCCGCCCTCGGCCCGGCGCATCGGCATGCGGTCGATGAGATCGAACAGCTCAACCTCGCTGACAATATCGGGGCTGCGCAGCTTGATGCCGCCATCCTTGCCGACCAGGACGACCTCAAACGACGTGCCGCCTGACTCGGCATCCGACCGGATCTGCGCGGCGTCACTGCCGGGACCATTGCCATAGATCGGCGTGACCTTGTCGGCGCCGACATGGAGCACCACCATGTCGCGTTCCTCCAGATCCGCTGCCTGACGTTTCAAGGCCGCGACCTGC is a window encoding:
- a CDS encoding porin gives rise to the protein MKIRALILSSAAALSFGTVAHSADAIVAAEPEPMEYVRVCDAFGTGYFYIPGTETCLKITGYIRFQVDVDERDSSANWNARTRGLVTFDSKSDTEYGPLGGTITIRAWADDSSNNLNANDGQVEIDEAFLTLGGFRAGYGYNYWDTDIAGETDSLGSNRINQIGYEYSAGSLKAGIFLDELNSPTFTNNDTLGVEGQVSGEFNGIAAALLGGYDIDNENGAVRLIATAAIGPGTLSLAGIYASGQNNYYNEAEWTVATSYELSVNDKFKVTPGFQYWDTIDIVGDDFSGDRNKWQAGVTLDYAVTQGLAARISAQYTDEDRADDYFSGFFRLQRSF
- a CDS encoding pyridoxamine 5'-phosphate oxidase family protein — translated: MSTMTMEEISKKLGKIDFCMFNTNGGSGTINSRPMSNNGDVEYDGDSWFFSYEDTRKVSEISRDAGVALTFSAAPSILGKPGIFIAVNGQASLIRDKAQFEAHWVKDLDRWFPDGIDTPGIVLIKVAAQDIEYWDGEENGRITLPPANAADAGAV
- a CDS encoding DUF3140 domain-containing protein; the protein is MSTGDLDRQTIWRDFTEAVNMAPSALEKWLETEESKSSGWSGDGGGETVGHHSGRRIVEIKHKAKADLTDDDYAHMRKVVGYVHRHLAQGGPKEDVEHSAWRYSLMNWGHDPLKD
- a CDS encoding GFA family protein — translated: MLTGRCHCGKTGWTLIGDPGSITACNCSLCSRYGTLWAYDYENERIEVQGETAAYRRVDVTAPVLEVLFCPACACVLSWRGLQLEPDGRRRMAVNIRLAPAKEVQALPIDHFDGLSTFEDLPSRGTCVRDLWF
- a CDS encoding DUF4174 domain-containing protein; this encodes MRKALLALAIILAGSSEGYAMDSLSTYAWKNRVLLLFAEAGSAKLEEQVAALKRQAADLEERDMVVLHVGADKVTPIYGNGPGSDAAQIRSDAESGGTSFEVVLVGKDGGIKLRSPDIVSEVELFDLIDRMPMRRAEGG